One genomic segment of Marinitoga piezophila KA3 includes these proteins:
- the cas5b gene encoding type I-B CRISPR-associated protein Cas5b, with protein sequence MKVYRIYISSWTASFRYPNLISGFQPTLLVPPFSTINGLISSAKGDYFIPQKEKIGYVFRAKSKNIDLETIYQMEKSLKNIKSNVIKREFLVEAELFLYTDSKVIAGYFLKPKYQLLLGRSSDLATVKNIDEIEIEEKNNLKNLKGTIIPLKYGIMPGVIHALPKYFSNTIPRKNIGTQPYCILDWNYKQEEITIHALGFSDYDKKLKIDWDVYWQEP encoded by the coding sequence ATGAAAGTATATAGAATCTATATTTCAAGTTGGACAGCATCATTTAGATATCCTAATTTAATCAGTGGTTTTCAACCAACTTTATTAGTACCACCGTTTTCAACAATAAATGGACTTATCTCATCTGCAAAAGGAGATTATTTTATACCTCAAAAAGAGAAGATAGGATATGTTTTTAGAGCTAAATCAAAAAATATAGATCTTGAAACCATATATCAAATGGAAAAATCTCTTAAAAATATAAAATCGAATGTCATAAAAAGAGAGTTTTTAGTAGAAGCTGAATTGTTTTTATATACAGATAGTAAAGTTATTGCTGGATACTTTTTAAAACCAAAATATCAATTATTATTGGGCCGCTCAAGTGATTTGGCGACAGTTAAAAATATTGATGAAATAGAAATTGAAGAAAAAAATAATTTAAAAAATTTGAAAGGAACAATTATACCTTTAAAATATGGTATAATGCCAGGAGTTATCCATGCTTTACCTAAATATTTTTCAAATACTATTCCAAGAAAGAATATAGGAACTCAACCATATTGTATTTTAGACTGGAATTATAAGCAGGAAGAAATTACAATACATGCTTTGGGTTTTTCAGATTATGACAAAAAATTAAAAATAGATTGGGATGTTTACTGGCAAGAACCATAA
- a CDS encoding Cas8a1 family CRISPR/Cas system-associated protein — MVTGDPFVDAGGVVLEYLKNQFPEKNIIDLIDFAAEIFIYKWNGKIDSLQLNSNITHNSKRGSLEKQKKAKENVKKYFENILNSGSFSDASGYCRICGKKGKNFKVGRETFPLSGSGKFVNFHHGHENGILLCNDCITKLFFLPLAVLQMRKNLALLHVHSEKIKEYWIEKVIKKNLDNYSKNISEGILKSKLNNPKNALFEMASELINEFEAKNEYLQLFYFTNFGANPNCEIYILPNPVFRFISKVLRYCRKDWFVFIKRYYKVSKATWDYTTFEWVSEKEGKITKDYYQDEKNMVIEYLLEGKSLIGILKKFYRENFLKKKEVSSLILDYYLKEVKNMDLKQIELIKRLGKSIIEISRKENNFKKYLTMIEGANKAFQLRAIIITLIKKHYINGEEKPLITLDEYVNYLFPDGQYWSEIRDILLIYLYELLHEENIKNIDVEESNLEEPEDELIEF; from the coding sequence ATGGTTACAGGTGATCCATTTGTAGACGCTGGCGGAGTTGTTTTAGAATATCTGAAAAATCAGTTCCCAGAAAAAAATATAATCGATTTGATAGATTTTGCTGCAGAAATTTTTATATATAAATGGAATGGTAAAATTGATTCGCTTCAACTTAATTCTAATATTACTCATAATTCCAAACGGGGTTCTCTCGAAAAGCAAAAAAAAGCAAAAGAAAACGTAAAAAAATATTTTGAAAATATATTAAATAGTGGGAGCTTTTCTGACGCGAGTGGCTATTGCCGTATTTGCGGAAAAAAAGGAAAAAATTTTAAAGTTGGGAGAGAAACTTTTCCATTATCTGGATCTGGTAAATTTGTAAATTTTCATCATGGACATGAAAATGGAATTTTGTTATGTAATGATTGTATTACAAAACTTTTTTTCTTACCACTTGCTGTATTGCAAATGAGAAAAAATTTAGCACTTCTACATGTTCATAGTGAAAAGATAAAAGAATACTGGATAGAAAAGGTAATAAAGAAAAATCTTGATAATTATTCTAAAAATATTTCTGAAGGAATATTAAAATCAAAATTAAATAATCCTAAAAATGCTTTATTTGAAATGGCATCAGAATTAATAAATGAATTTGAAGCTAAAAATGAATATTTACAACTTTTTTATTTTACAAATTTTGGAGCTAATCCCAATTGCGAAATTTATATTTTACCTAATCCTGTATTTAGATTTATAAGTAAAGTTTTGCGATATTGCAGAAAAGATTGGTTCGTTTTTATTAAACGATATTATAAGGTGTCTAAAGCTACTTGGGATTATACTACATTTGAATGGGTTTCAGAAAAAGAAGGTAAAATTACAAAAGATTATTATCAAGATGAAAAAAATATGGTTATTGAATATTTATTAGAGGGAAAATCATTAATAGGAATTTTAAAAAAATTTTATAGAGAAAACTTTTTAAAAAAGAAAGAAGTTAGTTCTTTAATTTTAGATTATTATTTGAAGGAGGTAAAAAATATGGATCTTAAGCAAATTGAGTTAATTAAGCGACTTGGTAAATCTATAATAGAAATTTCACGTAAAGAAAACAATTTTAAAAAATATCTTACTATGATTGAAGGAGCAAACAAAGCTTTTCAATTAAGAGCTATAATCATTACATTAATTAAAAAACATTATATTAATGGAGAAGAAAAACCACTGATTACTTTAGATGAATATGTTAATTATCTTTTCCCTGATGGGCAATATTGGAGTGAAATAAGAGATATATTACTTATTTATCTTTATGAATTATTACATGAAGAAAATATAAAAAATATTGATGTAGAAGAAAGTAATTTAGAAGAGCCTGAAGATGAATTAATAGAATTTTAA
- the cas6 gene encoding CRISPR-associated endoribonuclease Cas6 — MEYIRIKVEFISDNNIILPIGFNKYIQALIYNMFSQKLRKFIHENGFESFSKRVYRFFTFSSILERGKYYKKMKIFNFGNKISFYISSPINEILEDILNNLFEKDRFSLGENILYLSSVISLGSFYTEKNIINIKMLTPLEVHKTEIINNKKKTIYYSPFSAEFEELINLNLKHKWEAFYNKELKESIKIIPLFNENKYKKIVYYGLGDKKYIIEGWMGNYKMKGDPKIIKFLYDVGLGSKNSQGFGMFEVLRE, encoded by the coding sequence GTGGAATATATAAGAATTAAAGTAGAATTTATTTCAGATAATAATATTATTTTACCTATTGGTTTTAATAAATATATTCAAGCGTTAATATATAACATGTTTTCTCAAAAACTAAGAAAATTTATTCACGAAAATGGCTTTGAAAGTTTTAGTAAAAGAGTATATCGTTTTTTCACATTTTCCTCAATATTAGAAAGAGGGAAATACTATAAAAAAATGAAAATTTTCAACTTTGGAAATAAAATAAGCTTTTATATTTCATCTCCTATAAATGAAATATTAGAAGATATATTGAATAATCTTTTTGAGAAAGATCGTTTTAGCCTAGGGGAAAATATACTATATCTTTCAAGTGTAATATCATTAGGATCATTTTACACCGAAAAAAATATAATAAATATAAAGATGTTAACTCCTTTAGAAGTTCATAAAACAGAAATAATAAATAATAAAAAGAAAACTATTTATTATTCTCCATTTTCTGCAGAATTTGAAGAGTTAATAAATCTAAATCTTAAACATAAATGGGAAGCTTTTTATAATAAAGAACTTAAAGAATCAATAAAAATTATACCGTTATTTAATGAAAATAAATATAAAAAAATCGTATATTATGGCCTTGGAGATAAAAAATATATTATTGAAGGTTGGATGGGAAATTATAAAATGAAAGGAGATCCGAAAATAATAAAATTTTTATATGATGTGGGGTTAGGAAGCAAAAATTCACAGGGGTTTGGAATGTTTGAAGTGTTGCGTGAGTAA
- a CDS encoding GspE/PulE family protein: MKSKLEKLAIEQLFTNSTVDFFKKTEDTNSSRLSSFEDIMMYLLNNNISDLHFSSKKSCVTIYYRYNTELIKLSELEKDEYKKILTKIQIMSKIDIINNRDPADGSFTFLNNYFRVSLINNNYGTNCVIRKLKTINDLTIENLKYPEEFLKSIESIKLHKDGLIIFSGPTGSGKTTSLAFIILQLLKEKTKKIITIENPLEYIIPGAEQIEIKNDSQKTSILKNILRHDPDIIMTGEIRTDEFAKLTLESAMTGHYVFSTIHANNVFNAIQRLELLGLNKSYLLDTLKIIYNQRFVKILCSCNKKGCETCKYTGYSDIIPVFEILHINEYTKQMILSNKIDEIKNSIFYISPEIQLNRLLIQGKIDTEEYNQFITSIGG; encoded by the coding sequence ATGAAGAGTAAACTGGAAAAACTTGCTATTGAACAATTATTTACAAATTCAACTGTGGATTTTTTCAAAAAAACTGAAGATACAAATTCCTCAAGATTATCTTCATTTGAAGATATAATGATGTATTTATTAAATAACAATATAAGTGATCTTCACTTTTCTTCTAAAAAATCATGTGTAACAATATATTATAGATATAATACTGAATTAATAAAATTATCAGAACTCGAAAAAGATGAATATAAGAAAATATTAACAAAAATACAGATAATGAGTAAAATAGACATAATAAATAATAGGGATCCAGCAGATGGGTCCTTTACTTTTTTGAATAATTATTTTAGAGTTTCATTGATAAACAATAATTACGGAACAAATTGTGTAATCAGGAAATTAAAAACAATAAATGACTTAACAATAGAAAATCTTAAATATCCTGAAGAATTCTTAAAAAGTATTGAGTCAATAAAATTACATAAAGATGGTTTAATTATTTTTTCAGGGCCAACAGGTAGCGGAAAAACAACCTCATTAGCCTTTATAATACTTCAACTTTTAAAAGAAAAAACTAAAAAAATAATAACTATCGAAAATCCCTTAGAATATATAATTCCCGGTGCAGAACAAATTGAAATAAAAAATGATTCTCAAAAAACTTCTATATTAAAAAATATATTACGTCATGATCCAGACATAATAATGACTGGAGAAATAAGAACAGATGAATTTGCAAAGCTAACTCTTGAATCAGCAATGACTGGACATTATGTATTTTCAACAATTCACGCAAATAATGTATTTAATGCAATTCAACGATTAGAATTATTAGGATTAAATAAATCATATCTTCTTGACACTTTAAAAATTATCTACAATCAGCGATTTGTAAAAATACTTTGTTCTTGTAATAAAAAAGGGTGCGAAACCTGTAAATACACTGGATACTCTGACATAATTCCTGTTTTCGAAATCCTTCACATAAATGAGTATACAAAACAAATGATTCTTTCTAACAAAATAGATGAAATTAAAAACTCCATTTTTTATATATCACCAGAAATTCAGCTAAATAGATTATTAATTCAGGGAAAAATAGATACAGAAGAATACAATCAATTCATCACTAGCATAGGGGGATGA
- the ftsZ gene encoding cell division protein FtsZ, with protein MPFNLPMPDENKEIFHKRPKYVIKVMGVGGAGNNAIERMVRLGVKDVDLIAANTDVQVLEASSAKFKLQLGKELTRGLGAGGNPDKGEKAAEESIDEIREMIQGTDLLFITAGLGGGTGTGASPVIARVARELGILTVAVVTIPFHFEGSTKQKIANRGLNKLKPYVDTLIKISNDKLLEDNDDIPIRQAFAKADDILYQGITGISDLITKKGLVNTDFADVESVLKRRGSAMLGIGWGKGDNRAEEAAKNALNSKFLENSVQNATAALVNVSGKNPTLKDLKIVTSILHSYSTDEVNLKYGITEVEDMQPDELKVTIVAAGYNKIMNEYDGENIYEIPAVYRLFGNNVANEERIKLEKYLEAQQGDYEE; from the coding sequence ATGCCATTTAATTTACCTATGCCAGATGAAAATAAAGAAATTTTCCATAAAAGACCTAAATATGTAATAAAAGTAATGGGGGTCGGCGGCGCTGGAAATAATGCCATAGAACGAATGGTTCGTCTTGGTGTAAAAGATGTTGACCTTATCGCAGCTAATACAGATGTTCAGGTCCTTGAAGCAAGCAGTGCAAAATTCAAACTTCAACTTGGTAAAGAACTTACCAGAGGACTTGGGGCTGGTGGAAATCCTGATAAAGGAGAAAAGGCTGCCGAAGAAAGTATTGATGAAATACGTGAAATGATTCAGGGAACTGACCTGTTATTTATCACTGCTGGCTTAGGTGGTGGAACAGGTACCGGTGCCTCTCCTGTAATTGCAAGAGTTGCAAGAGAATTAGGAATATTAACTGTTGCTGTAGTTACAATACCTTTCCACTTTGAAGGTTCTACAAAACAAAAAATCGCAAACAGAGGTTTAAACAAATTAAAACCATATGTAGACACATTAATAAAAATATCAAATGACAAATTACTTGAAGACAATGATGATATCCCAATTAGACAGGCATTTGCTAAAGCTGATGACATATTATACCAGGGTATCACAGGTATTTCAGACTTAATTACCAAAAAAGGTCTTGTTAATACAGACTTTGCTGACGTTGAATCAGTATTAAAAAGAAGAGGTTCAGCAATGCTTGGTATAGGTTGGGGAAAAGGCGATAACAGAGCAGAAGAAGCAGCTAAAAACGCTTTAAACTCTAAATTCCTTGAAAATTCTGTTCAAAATGCAACAGCAGCATTAGTTAATGTATCTGGTAAAAATCCTACATTAAAAGATTTAAAAATAGTAACTTCTATACTTCATTCTTACTCAACAGATGAAGTAAATTTAAAATACGGAATTACTGAAGTTGAAGATATGCAACCAGATGAATTAAAAGTAACTATTGTTGCAGCTGGCTACAACAAAATCATGAACGAATATGATGGTGAAAACATTTACGAAATACCTGCAGTATATAGGTTATTTGGAAACAATGTTGCAAATGAAGAACGAATAAAATTAGAAAAATATCTTGAAGCTCAGCAGGGAGATTATGAAGAGTAA
- a CDS encoding CRISPR-associated helicase/endonuclease Cas3 → MKSVKSNENLILAKSDGTTLLEHIEDNIVILNNLKRMLPLLPKITKLDNFWDILFSTIFFHDFGKIHKEFQKYIKGEKNLWTKQRHEIYSIPFIDKLNLDERYIKLIKKVILSHHKSFYELKYNYLKSKEDLEYEYELNWKNKTKFHPQDYEGNLKYNFDKKVIDFYIKKFDELAKKYHISVQLKNEKIKINNIRNPIEEFAYNLEKYNKEEYLQHLLLWGSLKICDHLGSAKIIEIYMFEEKHFVFLDEMKRKIEFYDHQKKCFSIKGSCLLIAPTGSGKTESAIGWVKTQLENKQGRVFYVLPYTASINAMHKRLIKNMDRSASKISNIIGILHGNISHYISIYFEEGITKNENSIRNKKIKKIIKQYKNLLSPLIVCTPFQLLKYFYGVKGFEKGFVFFSGAKLIFDEIHAYDIVTFAQIVVMLEVLKKDFLCDVMIMTATIPTFMQNILAERLNIDNIITADKKFVEKLKRHKIKIVDKNIFDFIDSNFRKIINNHNKIILVCNTVEQSQKVYMKVRDMNICSDNEIVLIHGRFNQHDRNDKEKAIYNQKTKILIGTQTIEVSLDIDYDVMITEPAPIDALLQRFGRVNRNSKKKPAPVYICRKGGEYDHYIYPINKIEKTLEVLNDVDILCEKNIGNLIDEVYPNWNDFEKKEFEDTVSLFRNSLKSLQPFSDTKETEEFYYSKFTNIKVLPACYYSKYINLMELYNFIEAEKLLVNINRNFFYKYIKEGKIEKRELVLSEDEKILKKHSFYIIKCKYNSEVGLINEYEEIKHDINFI, encoded by the coding sequence ATGAAATCAGTCAAATCAAATGAAAATTTGATATTAGCAAAATCTGACGGAACAACTCTTTTAGAACATATTGAAGATAATATTGTAATATTAAATAATTTAAAAAGAATGTTACCATTATTACCCAAAATAACTAAACTCGATAATTTTTGGGATATTCTTTTTTCTACAATTTTTTTTCATGATTTTGGAAAAATTCATAAAGAATTTCAAAAGTATATAAAAGGAGAAAAAAATTTATGGACAAAACAAAGACATGAGATTTATTCAATACCATTTATAGATAAACTTAATCTGGATGAAAGATATATAAAACTTATAAAAAAAGTTATATTATCTCATCATAAGTCGTTTTATGAACTAAAATATAATTATCTTAAAAGCAAAGAAGATCTGGAATATGAATATGAACTTAATTGGAAAAATAAAACGAAATTTCATCCGCAAGATTATGAAGGAAATCTAAAGTATAACTTTGATAAAAAAGTAATTGATTTTTATATAAAAAAATTCGACGAACTTGCGAAAAAATACCATATATCAGTTCAATTAAAAAACGAGAAAATCAAAATTAATAATATAAGAAATCCTATTGAGGAGTTTGCATATAATTTAGAAAAATATAATAAAGAAGAATATTTACAGCATCTTTTATTATGGGGAAGTTTAAAAATTTGTGATCATCTTGGATCTGCGAAAATCATAGAAATCTATATGTTTGAAGAAAAACATTTTGTTTTTTTAGATGAAATGAAAAGAAAGATAGAATTTTATGATCATCAAAAGAAGTGTTTTTCTATTAAAGGTTCATGCTTGTTAATTGCACCTACAGGTTCAGGTAAAACTGAATCTGCTATAGGATGGGTAAAAACACAACTTGAAAATAAACAGGGTAGGGTATTTTATGTTTTGCCTTATACAGCATCAATAAATGCAATGCATAAGAGATTAATAAAAAATATGGATAGAAGTGCTTCAAAAATATCAAATATAATAGGTATTTTGCATGGTAATATATCTCATTATATTTCAATTTATTTTGAAGAAGGTATTACTAAAAATGAAAATTCTATTAGAAATAAAAAAATAAAAAAGATTATAAAACAATATAAAAATTTACTTTCCCCCCTAATTGTGTGTACACCTTTTCAACTTTTAAAGTATTTCTATGGAGTTAAAGGTTTTGAAAAGGGCTTTGTTTTTTTCTCTGGTGCAAAACTTATTTTTGATGAAATACATGCTTATGATATAGTTACATTTGCACAAATTGTTGTAATGCTTGAGGTTTTAAAAAAGGATTTTTTATGTGATGTTATGATAATGACAGCTACAATTCCTACTTTTATGCAAAATATCCTTGCTGAGCGATTGAATATTGATAATATTATTACTGCTGATAAAAAATTTGTTGAAAAATTGAAAAGACATAAAATAAAAATAGTTGATAAAAATATATTTGATTTTATTGATAGTAATTTCCGTAAAATAATAAATAATCACAATAAAATTATTTTAGTTTGTAATACAGTTGAACAATCGCAAAAAGTTTATATGAAAGTTAGAGATATGAATATTTGTTCTGATAATGAAATTGTACTTATTCATGGAAGATTTAATCAACATGATAGGAATGATAAAGAAAAAGCTATTTACAACCAAAAAACTAAAATTCTTATAGGTACTCAAACAATTGAAGTAAGTCTTGATATAGATTATGATGTTATGATTACTGAACCAGCTCCTATCGATGCGTTATTACAAAGATTTGGAAGAGTTAATAGAAATTCTAAAAAGAAACCAGCACCTGTTTATATTTGTAGAAAGGGTGGAGAGTATGATCACTATATTTATCCTATTAATAAAATAGAAAAAACTTTAGAAGTTCTTAATGATGTAGATATACTTTGTGAAAAAAACATTGGTAATTTGATTGATGAAGTTTATCCAAATTGGAACGATTTTGAGAAAAAAGAATTTGAAGATACTGTTTCTTTATTCAGAAATTCATTAAAAAGTCTTCAGCCATTTTCGGATACAAAAGAAACAGAGGAATTTTATTATAGTAAATTTACAAATATTAAAGTTTTACCTGCTTGTTATTATTCAAAATATATTAATCTTATGGAATTATATAATTTTATTGAAGCTGAGAAACTCTTGGTAAATATAAATAGAAATTTTTTTTATAAGTATATAAAAGAAGGGAAAATTGAAAAAAGAGAGTTGGTTTTGTCTGAAGATGAAAAAATATTAAAAAAACATTCTTTTTATATTATTAAATGCAAATATAATTCGGAAGTTGGTCTTATAAATGAATATGAAGAAATAAAACATGATATAAATTTTATATAG
- the cas2 gene encoding CRISPR-associated endonuclease Cas2, giving the protein MFVILYYDANEKRVSKFLKVCRKYLTWVQNSVFEGEITKANLEKLKYELKTKVKDNDSIIIYEFRSMNYSKREVIGIDKKENNKFI; this is encoded by the coding sequence ATGTTTGTAATATTATATTATGATGCAAATGAAAAAAGAGTATCAAAATTTTTGAAAGTATGTCGAAAATATTTAACTTGGGTGCAAAATTCAGTTTTTGAGGGTGAAATTACAAAAGCAAATCTGGAAAAACTAAAATATGAATTAAAAACAAAGGTTAAAGATAACGATTCTATAATAATATATGAATTTAGAAGTATGAATTATAGTAAAAGAGAAGTAATAGGAATTGATAAAAAAGAAAATAATAAATTTATATAA
- the cas7i gene encoding type I-B CRISPR-associated protein Cas7/Cst2/DevR, with protein sequence MNTIQGFMLIDVDVAALNNAGNDTSTTLDNAVMTKKIRKDGKEYPYVSGQAWRYWWRETLMRNFNWQISPIIREKKIAYTEADPLKYADDDIFGYMRAGKKNIIDTKTGKSKSINVTLTRVSPLKNSALIAVSYNPIVQHWSSMSRHEGDAVPYGKDEYCAIMKGMFSIDLDMVGTFSSMNKTGFQNINEDMRQLYLEKEGVFEIDDPFAKDINGNPLKLIRLPKEIREQRVKDVILALKYLSGGAKQTTNFADVTPKIIVLAILKSGNHPFSHLAKEEMGKAVFSVDALKEVINDYQDKFDNKIFVGKRKGFMDEIESDLIKLKEENLIEYGSVNKIIDKFVKTIDLGE encoded by the coding sequence ATGAATACAATTCAAGGATTTATGCTTATTGATGTGGATGTTGCAGCATTAAACAATGCAGGTAATGATACTTCTACAACTTTAGATAATGCAGTTATGACTAAAAAAATAAGAAAAGATGGGAAAGAATATCCATATGTTTCTGGTCAAGCATGGAGATATTGGTGGCGCGAAACATTAATGAGAAATTTTAATTGGCAAATATCTCCTATTATAAGAGAAAAAAAGATAGCTTATACTGAAGCCGATCCATTAAAATATGCTGATGATGATATTTTTGGATATATGAGAGCGGGGAAAAAAAATATTATTGATACAAAAACAGGAAAATCAAAATCAATAAATGTAACTTTAACCAGAGTATCTCCTTTAAAAAATTCAGCTTTAATTGCTGTTTCTTATAATCCGATAGTTCAGCATTGGTCTTCGATGTCCAGGCATGAGGGAGATGCTGTTCCATATGGAAAAGATGAATATTGTGCAATAATGAAAGGAATGTTTTCAATAGATCTGGATATGGTTGGTACTTTTTCTTCCATGAATAAAACAGGTTTTCAAAATATAAATGAAGATATGAGGCAGTTGTATCTTGAAAAAGAAGGTGTTTTTGAAATTGATGATCCATTTGCAAAAGATATCAATGGTAATCCATTAAAACTTATAAGACTTCCAAAAGAAATTAGAGAGCAAAGAGTTAAAGATGTCATCTTAGCTTTAAAATATTTATCTGGAGGAGCAAAACAAACTACAAATTTTGCAGATGTTACACCTAAAATAATTGTTCTTGCTATTTTAAAATCAGGCAATCATCCATTTTCTCATCTTGCAAAAGAAGAAATGGGTAAAGCTGTATTTTCTGTAGATGCACTTAAAGAAGTAATAAATGATTATCAAGATAAATTTGATAATAAAATATTTGTTGGAAAAAGGAAAGGATTTATGGACGAAATTGAAAGTGATTTGATAAAATTAAAAGAAGAAAATCTTATAGAATATGGATCAGTTAATAAAATAATAGATAAATTTGTAAAAACTATTGATTTAGGAGAGTAA
- the cas1b gene encoding type I-B CRISPR-associated endonuclease Cas1b has translation MKETIYIFSSGELKRKDNSIVFITSDNKKRYIPIENLKEILIFGEVNITKKTLEFLSQKEIIVSFYNYYGYYMGSYYPREHYNSGYMILKQAEHYINEIKRSKLAKSFVIGATKNSLKILKYYNRREKNLEEYIKKIESLLMKLEKKSKIKEIMTIEAEIKKEYYKTFKIIIENEAFEFSKRSKRPPEDRINALISFSNSIIYNMILKEIYTTHLDPRIGYLHTTNFRRFTLNLDIAEIFKPVIGDRTIFNVINKKIINEKHFETGISGVFLNNKGKQKFLEKLEERLKQTIKHYKLNKRVSYRYLIKIELYKLEKHLIGEEEYKPFVMEW, from the coding sequence ATGAAAGAGACCATATATATATTTAGTAGTGGCGAATTAAAAAGAAAAGATAATTCAATAGTTTTTATAACTTCTGACAACAAAAAAAGATACATACCTATTGAAAATTTAAAAGAAATATTGATTTTTGGAGAAGTAAATATTACTAAAAAAACGCTTGAATTTTTAAGTCAAAAGGAAATAATAGTTTCATTTTATAATTATTATGGATATTATATGGGAAGTTATTATCCTCGAGAGCATTATAATTCGGGATATATGATTTTAAAACAAGCTGAACATTATATAAATGAAATAAAAAGAAGCAAACTTGCAAAAAGTTTTGTAATAGGAGCAACAAAAAACTCCTTAAAAATTTTAAAATATTATAATCGTAGAGAAAAAAATCTTGAGGAATATATAAAGAAGATAGAATCTCTTTTAATGAAATTAGAAAAGAAATCGAAAATTAAAGAAATTATGACAATTGAAGCAGAAATAAAAAAAGAGTATTATAAAACATTTAAAATAATTATAGAAAATGAAGCTTTTGAATTTTCCAAAAGAAGCAAAAGACCTCCTGAAGATAGAATAAACGCATTGATAAGTTTTTCTAATTCTATAATATATAATATGATTTTAAAAGAAATATATACAACTCATCTTGACCCAAGGATAGGTTATTTACATACTACAAATTTTAGAAGATTCACATTAAATCTTGATATAGCAGAAATATTTAAACCAGTAATAGGAGACAGAACAATATTTAATGTCATAAATAAAAAAATAATAAACGAAAAACATTTTGAAACTGGAATAAGTGGAGTCTTTTTGAACAACAAAGGAAAACAAAAATTTCTTGAAAAATTAGAAGAAAGATTAAAACAAACAATAAAACATTATAAATTAAATAAAAGAGTAAGCTATAGATATCTAATAAAAATAGAATTATATAAACTTGAAAAACACTTAATTGGAGAAGAAGAATACAAACCTTTTGTAATGGAGTGGTAA
- the cas4 gene encoding CRISPR-associated protein Cas4, giving the protein MKNKIKIYGSLIQSYFICKRQTWLLAHQLIGEQDNMFIEIGRFIAEKSYQNTKKEIKIDGGIIDFIKKENGKTIVAEVKKSSKNIKSAEYQLLFYLKKLKGKIDIQYAEIRIPVEKKIIKIELTEEKEKELEKIEEEIITIINKELPPMPEKIKYCKTCSYQNFCWG; this is encoded by the coding sequence TTGAAAAATAAAATAAAAATATATGGCAGTTTAATACAATCATATTTTATCTGTAAAAGACAAACATGGCTACTTGCTCATCAATTGATTGGTGAGCAAGATAATATGTTTATAGAAATAGGAAGATTTATAGCAGAAAAAAGTTATCAAAATACGAAGAAAGAAATTAAAATTGATGGCGGAATAATAGACTTCATAAAAAAAGAAAATGGAAAAACAATAGTTGCTGAAGTAAAAAAATCCTCTAAAAATATAAAAAGCGCAGAATATCAATTACTATTTTATCTAAAAAAATTAAAAGGGAAAATTGATATTCAATATGCGGAAATAAGAATTCCCGTTGAAAAAAAGATTATAAAAATTGAATTAACAGAAGAAAAAGAAAAAGAATTAGAGAAAATAGAAGAAGAAATTATAACCATAATTAATAAAGAATTACCTCCAATGCCAGAAAAAATAAAGTATTGTAAAACTTGTTCATATCAAAATTTTTGTTGGGGATGA